The Streptomyces sp. DH-12 genome has a window encoding:
- a CDS encoding citrate:proton symporter: MLAVLGFATLGSFMLLVMRKHLSAFTAIMLTPIVAALIAGKGTQLGDMIMNGLDTVASTAALLLFAVLYFGLMMEAKLFDPISALIIRASKGDPVRIVVGTAVLSLLVALDGDGTTSYMIVCSAFLPIYRRLGMNPLILATLAAMALGTISGTTPWGGAATRGISALHLDAGEYFVHMIGPMALTSLAIVAVAYWLGLRERHKIDGEKLAAYKLEIASGEAIPTVKADWRMWFNAALTLLLMVLLILEVADLVVLFMVAFAVALLVNVRSIADQQELIKRQAANAVPVMMLVLAAGIFTGIMTDAGMIKAMADAALAIVPDGWGTMVPLFTALLALPLGFFMSNDAYWFGVVPVLAESAGHYGIHANEIARAGAIGQILHSMGPTSAPLWVLLGLVKADLGDFQKTALRWGVPVSLAYIAFAVMTGAITVV, translated from the coding sequence ATGCTCGCCGTCCTCGGCTTCGCCACTCTGGGCAGCTTCATGCTGCTCGTGATGCGGAAACACCTCTCCGCGTTCACCGCCATCATGCTCACCCCGATCGTCGCTGCCCTCATCGCGGGCAAGGGCACCCAACTCGGCGACATGATCATGAACGGCCTGGACACCGTGGCCTCGACCGCGGCGCTGCTGCTGTTCGCCGTCCTCTACTTCGGCCTGATGATGGAGGCGAAGCTCTTCGACCCGATTTCGGCCCTCATCATCCGCGCCTCCAAGGGCGACCCGGTCCGCATCGTCGTCGGCACCGCCGTCCTCTCCCTGCTGGTCGCACTCGACGGCGACGGCACCACCAGCTACATGATCGTCTGCTCCGCGTTCCTGCCCATCTACCGGCGCCTGGGCATGAACCCCCTCATCCTTGCCACACTGGCGGCCATGGCGCTGGGCACCATCTCCGGCACCACCCCCTGGGGCGGCGCCGCCACCCGCGGCATCAGCGCCCTGCACCTGGACGCGGGCGAGTACTTCGTCCACATGATCGGCCCCATGGCCCTCACCAGCCTGGCCATCGTCGCCGTCGCCTACTGGCTCGGCCTGCGCGAGCGCCACAAGATCGACGGCGAGAAGCTCGCCGCCTACAAGCTGGAGATCGCCTCCGGCGAGGCCATCCCCACAGTGAAGGCCGACTGGCGCATGTGGTTCAACGCGGCGCTCACCCTGCTGCTGATGGTGCTCCTCATACTCGAGGTCGCCGACCTCGTGGTGCTCTTCATGGTGGCGTTCGCCGTCGCCCTGCTCGTCAACGTCCGCTCCATCGCCGACCAGCAGGAGCTGATCAAGCGCCAGGCCGCCAACGCCGTCCCGGTGATGATGCTCGTCCTGGCCGCCGGCATCTTCACCGGCATCATGACGGACGCCGGAATGATCAAGGCGATGGCGGATGCGGCCCTCGCCATCGTCCCGGACGGCTGGGGCACTATGGTGCCCCTCTTCACCGCCCTCCTCGCGCTCCCACTCGGCTTCTTCATGTCGAACGACGCCTACTGGTTCGGCGTCGTCCCCGTGCTGGCCGAATCGGCGGGTCACTACGGCATCCACGCCAACGAGATCGCCCGGGCCGGCGCCATCGGCCAGATCCTCCACAGCATGGGCCCCACTTCCGCGCCCCTGTGGGTGCTGCTCGGGCTGGTCAAGGCGGACCTCGGTGACTTCCAGAAGACGGCGCTGCGCTGGGGCGTTCCCGTCTCGCTCGCCTACATCGCCTTCGCCGTGATGACCGGCGCCATCACGGTCGTCTGA
- a CDS encoding amidohydrolase family protein, whose product MSAPPSEARTVEVLGTRHSPGPDLPDHACDTHVHVFGPADRHPYAADRGYLPPDALPADLRALHRHLGITRTVLVQPSPYGTDNTRLLDGLRTLGESARGVAVIDPGADHRELRAMDRAGVRGVRVNLGANASNDLERARERIRTTARTIAAFGWHLDLHLDAAALAAVDDLLPRLPVPVVLDHFAGIKPSTGTDTDTETDSLARTCRLLETGRVWVKLSAPYRAAAGGSYDDLGPALEALLGTRADRTLWGSDWPHTGGSPATRHPERVEPFLSVDDGLSLTRLCAHLDASHLRQVLVDNPAALYGW is encoded by the coding sequence GTGTCCGCACCACCGTCCGAAGCCCGCACCGTCGAGGTCCTCGGCACCCGGCACAGTCCGGGACCGGACCTCCCCGACCACGCCTGCGACACCCACGTGCACGTCTTCGGCCCCGCCGACCGGCACCCGTACGCGGCCGACCGCGGCTACCTCCCGCCCGACGCCCTCCCCGCCGACCTGCGTGCCCTGCACCGCCACCTGGGGATCACCCGGACCGTGCTGGTCCAGCCCAGCCCGTACGGCACCGACAACACCCGGCTCCTGGACGGCCTGCGCACGCTGGGTGAGTCGGCGCGCGGCGTCGCGGTCATCGACCCCGGCGCCGACCACCGGGAACTGCGGGCCATGGACCGGGCCGGCGTGCGCGGAGTCCGTGTCAACCTCGGCGCGAACGCCTCCAACGACCTGGAACGGGCGCGCGAGCGCATCCGCACCACGGCACGGACGATCGCGGCCTTCGGCTGGCACCTGGACCTGCACCTGGACGCCGCCGCCCTGGCCGCTGTCGACGACCTGCTTCCCCGGCTTCCCGTCCCGGTGGTCCTCGACCATTTCGCCGGCATCAAGCCCTCCACCGGTACCGACACCGACACCGAGACCGACAGCCTGGCGCGTACGTGCCGGCTGCTGGAAACCGGTCGCGTCTGGGTGAAACTGTCCGCCCCGTACCGTGCCGCCGCCGGCGGGAGCTACGACGATCTCGGGCCGGCCCTCGAAGCCCTTCTCGGCACGCGCGCCGACCGGACCCTGTGGGGCTCCGACTGGCCGCACACCGGCGGCTCCCCCGCCACTCGGCACCCCGAGCGTGTCGAGCCCTTCCTGTCCGTGGACGACGGCCTCTCCCTGACCCGTCTGTGCGCGCACCTCGACGCGTCTCACCTGCGGCAGGTCCTCGTCGACAACCCGGCGGCGCTCTACGGCTGGTGA
- a CDS encoding 2-hydroxycarboxylate transporter family protein: MSDLARSATPAEHKPPGVPGRRERDSDGFPSDDRTPTLWHRCMDRDIGIVPLPVFVVLAALIAALAATGHITGELAVVIGIMVVFAFALAEIGKRVPVLRSVGGAAIFVTLVPSWLAHQGWIPKAAVESIGGFFTDTKVLSLFIAFVIVGSIMSMDRTVLVRGFARIFVPLLAGSVVALVVGTAVGTAAGLGLKHTVFFVVVPIMAGGVGEGAIPLTIGYAGVLGAAQGELLARVLPAIFVGNLTAVLLAGLLSQVCRRRPDLTGNGRLDAGEGPDLLEAAESGPGERTSVTAQQVAAAGITAVTLYLAGVLAHSLLGWPAPVVMLVLAVILKVAHGVTPRLQYGSRFVYDFCLAAMAFPMLFTFSATQTPWETLVEGFSPAPLVTCVLTVCAMVGTGFLDARKVGLHPAETALVTATHSGMGGAGDIAILTAADRMRLMPFAQIATRIGGGITVTLALVAAHTFGL, translated from the coding sequence ATGTCCGACCTCGCACGCTCCGCGACACCGGCGGAGCACAAGCCACCAGGCGTACCTGGCCGGCGAGAGCGCGACTCCGACGGCTTTCCGTCGGACGACCGCACCCCCACCCTGTGGCACCGGTGCATGGACCGGGACATCGGCATCGTGCCGCTGCCGGTGTTCGTGGTGCTCGCGGCGCTGATCGCCGCCTTGGCCGCCACCGGTCACATCACTGGTGAACTCGCCGTGGTCATCGGGATCATGGTGGTCTTCGCCTTCGCCTTGGCCGAGATCGGCAAGCGGGTTCCCGTCCTGCGTTCGGTCGGCGGAGCCGCGATCTTCGTGACGTTGGTGCCGTCCTGGCTCGCCCATCAGGGGTGGATCCCGAAGGCCGCCGTGGAGTCGATCGGAGGGTTCTTCACCGATACGAAGGTCCTGAGCCTGTTCATCGCCTTCGTCATCGTCGGCAGCATCATGAGCATGGACCGCACGGTGCTGGTCCGGGGCTTCGCGAGGATCTTCGTTCCGCTGCTGGCGGGCAGCGTGGTCGCTCTCGTGGTGGGTACCGCCGTCGGCACCGCCGCCGGCCTCGGTCTCAAGCACACGGTCTTCTTCGTCGTCGTACCGATCATGGCCGGTGGCGTCGGCGAGGGCGCCATCCCGCTGACCATCGGTTACGCCGGTGTCCTCGGCGCCGCGCAGGGCGAACTCCTCGCCCGTGTGCTGCCCGCCATCTTCGTCGGCAATCTGACCGCCGTCCTGCTCGCCGGGCTCCTGAGCCAGGTGTGCCGCAGGCGTCCGGACCTGACCGGCAACGGACGCCTGGACGCCGGCGAGGGCCCCGATCTGCTGGAGGCCGCCGAGTCCGGTCCGGGTGAGCGCACGTCGGTGACCGCGCAGCAGGTCGCGGCGGCGGGCATCACCGCCGTCACCCTCTACCTGGCCGGCGTCCTCGCCCACAGCCTGCTCGGCTGGCCGGCCCCGGTCGTGATGCTGGTGCTCGCGGTGATCCTCAAGGTCGCCCACGGCGTCACCCCGCGCCTCCAGTACGGTTCGCGGTTCGTCTACGACTTCTGCCTGGCCGCCATGGCCTTTCCGATGCTGTTCACCTTCAGTGCCACCCAGACACCGTGGGAGACCCTGGTCGAGGGATTCTCCCCGGCCCCACTGGTGACCTGCGTACTCACGGTGTGCGCCATGGTCGGCACCGGATTCCTCGACGCCCGCAAGGTGGGTCTCCACCCCGCCGAGACCGCCCTCGTCACGGCCACGCACAGCGGCATGGGCGGCGCGGGCGACATCGCCATCCTGACCGCGGCCGACCGCATGCGGCTGATGCCCTTCGCCCAGATCGCCACCCGCATCGGCGGCGGCATCACCGTGACCCTGGCCCTCGTGGCCGCGCACACCTTCGGCCTGTGA
- a CDS encoding isocitrate/isopropylmalate dehydrogenase family protein: MNILVLPGDGIGPEITAATLDVLGAADKKLGLALTYETHDIGFASLAASGSTLPDAVLERVPQADGVLLGPVSHLDYPPRPEGGINPSAELRTAFKLYANIRPCRSHPDLSILRDPMDLVIVRENTEGFYSDRNMYAGAGEFMPDEDSAFSIRKVTATASERVARTAFELARARRKKVTAVHKANVVKLSDGLFLREVRKVAEEFPDVELEELIVDATAALLIRSPQRFDVVVTTNMFGDILSDEASELSGSLGLGGSVNASDTLCVAQAQHGSAPDIAGQGVANPTSLILSAAMLLDWRGRRDGDDRLTRAAALITDAVGTVLDNPATRTRDIGGSLGTADFAAEIVRTIAHTGETSR, encoded by the coding sequence GTGAACATCCTCGTCCTACCCGGCGACGGCATCGGTCCCGAGATCACCGCGGCCACCCTCGACGTGCTCGGCGCCGCCGACAAGAAACTCGGCCTCGCCCTGACCTACGAGACCCACGACATCGGCTTCGCGTCCCTCGCCGCCTCGGGCTCGACCCTCCCGGACGCCGTACTGGAACGCGTTCCGCAGGCCGACGGCGTACTGCTCGGTCCGGTCTCACACCTCGACTACCCGCCGCGCCCCGAGGGCGGCATCAACCCCTCGGCCGAACTGCGCACCGCCTTCAAGCTCTACGCCAACATCCGCCCCTGCCGCTCCCACCCCGACCTGAGCATCCTGCGCGATCCGATGGACCTGGTCATCGTCCGGGAGAACACCGAGGGCTTCTACTCCGACCGCAACATGTACGCGGGCGCCGGTGAGTTCATGCCCGACGAGGACTCGGCTTTCTCGATCCGCAAGGTCACCGCGACGGCCAGCGAGCGGGTCGCCCGGACCGCGTTCGAACTGGCCCGCGCCCGCCGCAAGAAGGTGACGGCCGTCCACAAGGCCAACGTGGTCAAGCTGTCGGACGGACTGTTCCTGCGCGAGGTGCGCAAGGTGGCCGAGGAGTTCCCCGACGTCGAACTGGAAGAGCTGATCGTGGACGCCACCGCCGCGCTCCTCATCCGCAGCCCGCAGCGGTTCGACGTCGTCGTCACCACCAACATGTTCGGCGACATCCTCTCCGACGAGGCCTCCGAACTCTCCGGCAGCCTGGGCCTCGGCGGCTCCGTGAACGCCTCCGACACCCTGTGCGTGGCCCAGGCCCAGCACGGATCCGCCCCCGACATCGCCGGTCAGGGCGTCGCCAACCCCACGTCCCTGATCCTGTCCGCCGCGATGCTGCTGGACTGGCGTGGCCGGCGCGACGGCGACGACCGGCTCACGCGGGCCGCCGCCCTGATCACCGACGCGGTCGGCACCGTCCTGGACAACCCCGCCACCCGCACCCGCGACATCGGCGGCAGCCTCGGCACCGCCGACTTCGCCGCCGAGATCGTCCGCACCATCGCGCACACCGGAGAAACCTCCCGATGA
- a CDS encoding NAD-dependent succinate-semialdehyde dehydrogenase yields the protein MIVSSNPATGTELARHTTHSPQEVDGFLDAAVSAQAAWRRRDVTDRTPLLREMARVLREGKEEYAALITAEMGKPVTEARAEIEKCAMTCEYYAEHAPAQLADRPVASNATESAVVYDPLGVVLAVMPWNYPFWQFFRFAAPALAAGNGTLLKHANNVPQCALAVEEVVRKAGAPEGLCHTLLIEVDQVAGIIADPRVAAVTLTGSTEVGAIVAAQAAAVLKKQVLELGGSDPFIVLADADIATAAATAVKARYVNVGQSCVNAKRFIVEEAVADAFVAAFTAAAAELKVGDPSDPETAIGPMARADLRDTLHDQVRRTVDAGAVLVLGGEVPDGPGCYYPPTVLDHVRPGMAAFDEETFGPVAAITRVADADEAITLANRTEYGLGAALWTTDLERARRLTRVIDAGAVFVNGMVASDPRLPFGGIKKSGYGRELGVEGIREFTNTKTVWIGPAA from the coding sequence ATGATCGTTTCCAGCAACCCGGCCACCGGCACCGAACTCGCCCGCCACACCACGCATTCGCCGCAGGAGGTGGACGGCTTCCTCGACGCGGCGGTCTCGGCCCAGGCCGCCTGGCGCCGACGCGACGTCACCGACCGCACCCCCCTGCTGCGGGAGATGGCCCGCGTCCTGCGCGAGGGCAAGGAGGAGTACGCCGCCCTCATCACCGCCGAGATGGGCAAGCCCGTCACCGAGGCGCGCGCCGAGATCGAGAAGTGCGCCATGACCTGCGAGTACTACGCCGAGCACGCCCCGGCCCAGCTCGCCGACCGGCCGGTCGCCTCCAACGCCACCGAGAGCGCCGTCGTCTACGACCCCCTCGGCGTCGTCCTCGCCGTCATGCCGTGGAACTACCCCTTCTGGCAGTTCTTCCGCTTCGCCGCCCCCGCCCTCGCCGCCGGCAACGGCACCCTCCTCAAGCACGCCAACAACGTCCCGCAGTGCGCCCTCGCCGTCGAGGAGGTCGTCCGCAAGGCCGGTGCCCCCGAGGGCCTGTGCCACACCCTGCTCATCGAGGTCGACCAAGTCGCCGGAATCATCGCCGACCCGCGCGTCGCGGCGGTCACCCTCACCGGGTCCACCGAGGTCGGTGCGATCGTCGCCGCCCAGGCCGCGGCCGTGCTGAAGAAGCAGGTCCTCGAACTCGGCGGCTCCGACCCGTTCATCGTGCTCGCCGACGCGGACATCGCGACCGCCGCCGCCACCGCCGTCAAGGCCCGGTACGTCAACGTCGGCCAGTCCTGCGTCAACGCCAAGCGGTTCATCGTCGAGGAGGCCGTGGCCGACGCGTTCGTCGCCGCCTTCACGGCCGCCGCCGCGGAACTGAAGGTCGGCGACCCCTCCGACCCCGAGACGGCGATCGGCCCGATGGCCCGCGCCGATCTCCGCGACACCCTGCACGACCAGGTCCGTCGCACCGTCGACGCCGGCGCTGTTCTCGTCCTCGGCGGCGAGGTCCCTGACGGCCCGGGCTGCTACTACCCGCCCACCGTCCTCGACCACGTCCGCCCCGGCATGGCCGCCTTCGACGAGGAGACCTTCGGCCCGGTCGCCGCCATTACCCGCGTCGCCGACGCCGACGAGGCGATCACGCTGGCCAACCGGACCGAGTACGGCCTCGGCGCCGCTCTGTGGACCACCGACCTGGAGCGCGCCCGCCGGCTCACCCGCGTCATCGACGCCGGTGCCGTCTTCGTCAACGGCATGGTTGCCTCCGACCCTCGGCTGCCCTTCGGCGGTATCAAGAAGTCCGGCTACGGCCGCGAACTCGGCGTCGAGGGCATTCGCGAGTTCACCAACACCAAGACCGTCTGGATCGGCCCCGCCGCCTGA
- a CDS encoding cupin domain-containing protein, with amino-acid sequence MTKATGAEVFLTGQTLFDGGAGIALHTHNCPESVTILEGDAIVEIDGTEHHVTRFDTTYVPAGMPHRFRNASATEPMRILWIYASVDATRTIVETGVTARVDAEHDKAAAAGRD; translated from the coding sequence GTGACCAAGGCGACCGGAGCCGAGGTCTTCCTCACCGGACAGACCCTCTTCGACGGCGGCGCGGGCATCGCCCTGCACACCCACAACTGCCCCGAGAGCGTCACCATCCTCGAGGGCGACGCCATCGTGGAGATCGACGGCACCGAACACCACGTCACCCGCTTCGACACCACCTACGTCCCCGCCGGCATGCCCCACCGGTTCCGCAACGCCTCCGCCACCGAGCCGATGCGCATCCTGTGGATCTACGCGTCGGTCGACGCCACCCGCACCATCGTCGAGACGGGTGTCACGGCGCGGGTCGACGCCGAGCACGACAAGGCCGCCGCCGCAGGCCGCGACTGA
- a CDS encoding antibiotic biosynthesis monooxygenase family protein, whose product MITEIAQIEIHPGQEQEFEEAVAKALPHFLAADGCDGVDLHRSVEHPSRYRLMVRWETVEHHTVTFRASEGFARWRALAGPHFAAPPQVEHVYSVLAP is encoded by the coding sequence TTGATCACCGAAATCGCGCAGATCGAGATCCATCCGGGCCAGGAGCAGGAGTTCGAGGAGGCCGTCGCCAAAGCTCTTCCCCACTTCCTCGCGGCCGACGGCTGCGACGGAGTCGACCTGCACCGCAGTGTCGAACATCCCTCACGCTACCGGCTGATGGTCCGGTGGGAGACGGTCGAGCACCACACCGTCACCTTCCGCGCCTCCGAGGGCTTCGCCCGCTGGCGGGCCCTGGCCGGACCGCACTTCGCGGCTCCGCCGCAGGTCGAACACGTATACTCCGTCCTCGCACCATGA
- a CDS encoding GntR family transcriptional regulator has translation MTPPTTRNGTSRPDEVAAPTPLTRRTAARIAEHIAAEGLAVGTRLVERTLADQLKVSRSPVRQALRLLAEEGAVAPAERGGYTVALSGPALTEAAVGTPTEDHAEDAYLRIAADRLDGNLPDRVTENALARRYDLTPGQLAHLLRRIAVEGWIERLPGYGWEFQPMLTSMDAYQDSYRFRLTIEPAAVLEPGFVLDRDALETVRAQQRRLVDGDIRTIGNAQLYDLNSRFHETVMACSRNSFFIDALRRVDRLRRLMEYRRSLQRDRALVRCAEHVEIADLLLAGKRDEASAYLRDHLSSVGVEKASRPDG, from the coding sequence ATGACCCCGCCCACCACGCGGAACGGGACGTCCCGGCCGGACGAAGTGGCCGCGCCCACCCCGCTGACGCGCCGAACGGCCGCACGCATCGCGGAGCACATCGCGGCGGAAGGACTGGCCGTCGGCACCCGCCTGGTCGAGCGCACGCTCGCGGACCAGCTGAAGGTCTCCCGCTCACCCGTGCGCCAGGCCCTGCGCCTGCTGGCGGAGGAAGGTGCCGTGGCCCCGGCCGAACGCGGTGGCTACACCGTCGCCCTCTCCGGGCCCGCCCTCACCGAGGCGGCAGTGGGCACGCCGACGGAGGACCACGCCGAAGACGCCTACCTGCGCATCGCCGCGGACCGCCTCGACGGGAACCTGCCCGACCGGGTCACCGAGAACGCCCTCGCCCGACGCTACGACCTCACGCCCGGACAACTCGCCCACCTCCTGCGCCGCATCGCCGTCGAAGGCTGGATCGAACGCCTCCCGGGCTACGGCTGGGAGTTCCAGCCCATGCTCACCTCGATGGACGCCTACCAGGACAGCTACCGCTTCCGCCTGACCATCGAACCCGCGGCCGTCCTCGAACCCGGCTTCGTCCTGGACCGCGACGCCCTCGAAACCGTCCGCGCACAACAGCGGCGTCTGGTGGACGGTGACATCCGCACCATCGGGAACGCCCAGCTGTACGACCTCAACAGCCGCTTCCACGAAACCGTGATGGCGTGCAGCCGCAACTCCTTCTTCATCGACGCGCTGCGCCGCGTCGACCGCCTGCGCCGGCTCATGGAATACCGTCGCTCGCTCCAACGCGACCGCGCACTCGTCCGGTGCGCGGAACACGTGGAGATCGCCGACCTGCTGCTGGCCGGCAAGCGCGACGAGGCATCCGCCTACCTGCGTGACCACCTGTCCTCGGTCGGCGTGGAGAAGGCGAGCCGACCGGACGGCTGA
- a CDS encoding GMC oxidoreductase: MGPADDGTSVCDSHGRVWGTRGLWVAGNNVIPTATACKTRP; encoded by the coding sequence ATGGGTCCCGCCGACGACGGCACCAGCGTCTGCGACAGCCACGGCCGCGTCTGGGGCACCCGGGGCCTGTGGGTCGCGGGCAACAACGTCATCCCGACCGCCACCGCCTGCAAAACCCGACCCTGA
- a CDS encoding transposase, whose translation MKNYPPQFKADAAALYRSRPEAAIRQGAADLGINPETLRNWVRAAGASRPQGRRAEVPAEPPTPLEAENAALRKKVRELEEEREILRKAAKYFAGETRW comes from the coding sequence ATGAAGAACTATCCGCCTCAGTTCAAGGCGGACGCGGCCGCGCTGTACCGGTCGCGGCCCGAGGCAGCGATCAGGCAGGGCGCTGCCGATCTGGGGATCAACCCCGAGACCCTGCGGAACTGGGTCCGGGCGGCCGGAGCGAGCCGGCCCCAGGGGCGCCGGGCGGAGGTGCCGGCGGAGCCGCCGACGCCGTTGGAGGCGGAGAACGCCGCTCTGCGCAAGAAGGTCCGTGAGCTGGAGGAAGAGCGCGAGATCCTGCGGAAGGCGGCGAAGTATTTCGCCGGGGAGACGCGCTGGTGA
- a CDS encoding ferric reductase-like transmembrane domain-containing protein produces MTSDVRPDEDGAVTPSGRRRPPGDRVALRGDLRAALPDAGAAVVVTALVFALLWARMDSGASDTVAVMPFMDDPGTYWMYLLSQAFGWSALLWAWGTVVLGLLLSGPRPAYLPVSRQVLERWHRTTSLTTTALMFAHALMFAAELVRYETEVDWAERLWVAFADTFVPGWYDSGTGRIAIPIGQGALYLAIPLGLLFYVRHRIGANTWRRLHRFVIVVYVLSVWHTLLYGTNVWYGQWPRTVLWLLQLPVAVLLLLRLLRPARRAERLGSAGGGAARPGWWLRAAGRVAVAAVVVGLLVVVVSGRDGGRDRPAHPPATAPHAQETD; encoded by the coding sequence ATGACGTCAGACGTGAGGCCGGACGAGGACGGGGCGGTGACCCCGTCCGGACGGCGGCGACCTCCCGGGGACCGCGTCGCGTTGCGCGGCGACCTGCGGGCCGCCCTGCCCGACGCCGGCGCGGCGGTGGTGGTCACGGCGCTGGTGTTCGCCCTGCTGTGGGCGCGCATGGACTCGGGTGCTTCGGACACCGTCGCGGTCATGCCGTTCATGGACGATCCCGGCACCTACTGGATGTACCTGCTCAGCCAGGCGTTCGGCTGGTCCGCCCTGCTGTGGGCGTGGGGCACGGTCGTGCTCGGTCTGCTGCTGTCGGGGCCGCGCCCCGCCTACCTGCCGGTCTCCCGGCAGGTGCTGGAGCGCTGGCACCGCACCACGAGCCTGACGACCACGGCGCTGATGTTCGCGCACGCGCTGATGTTCGCCGCCGAACTCGTGCGCTACGAGACGGAGGTGGACTGGGCGGAGCGGTTGTGGGTGGCCTTCGCGGACACCTTCGTGCCGGGCTGGTACGACTCCGGGACCGGCCGCATCGCCATCCCGATCGGTCAGGGCGCCCTGTACCTGGCGATCCCGCTGGGGCTGCTGTTCTACGTCCGGCACCGCATCGGGGCGAACACCTGGCGCCGGCTGCACCGGTTCGTGATCGTCGTGTACGTGCTGAGCGTGTGGCACACGCTGCTGTACGGGACCAACGTCTGGTACGGACAGTGGCCGCGCACCGTGCTGTGGCTGCTGCAGCTGCCGGTCGCGGTGCTGTTGTTGCTCCGTCTGCTGCGGCCGGCCCGGCGGGCCGAACGGCTGGGGTCGGCCGGCGGGGGCGCGGCCCGGCCGGGCTGGTGGCTGCGGGCGGCGGGACGGGTCGCCGTCGCGGCCGTCGTCGTCGGGCTCCTCGTCGTGGTGGTGTCCGGCCGCGACGGAGGACGGGACCGTCCGGCCCACCCGCCCGCGACGGCCCCCCACGCCCAGGAGACGGACTGA
- a CDS encoding (2Fe-2S) ferredoxin domain-containing protein — MPVTPTGPTTDDKRPATATGTVPCRIVVCRDCCCGTPKVTGVDHAAQTERLRAAAPVRVSDCLDVCEHANVIVVQPSAEGRAAGARPVWLGLVNDPDATEDIVAWTRAGGPGVAPRPDILDLYAITPPRRRTAS; from the coding sequence ATGCCCGTAACGCCGACCGGACCGACGACGGACGACAAGAGGCCCGCGACGGCCACCGGCACCGTGCCGTGCCGCATCGTGGTGTGCCGCGACTGCTGCTGCGGCACCCCGAAGGTGACCGGCGTCGACCACGCGGCCCAGACCGAACGCCTGCGTGCCGCAGCACCGGTACGCGTCTCCGACTGCCTCGACGTCTGCGAACACGCCAACGTCATCGTCGTCCAGCCCTCCGCCGAGGGCCGGGCCGCCGGCGCCCGGCCGGTCTGGCTGGGGCTGGTCAACGACCCGGACGCGACAGAGGACATCGTCGCGTGGACCCGCGCAGGCGGTCCTGGGGTGGCGCCCCGGCCGGACATCCTCGACCTGTACGCCATCACGCCGCCGCGACGGCGTACGGCCTCCTGA
- a CDS encoding (2Fe-2S)-binding protein codes for MRDARASTASVTAALHDVAGLGGFFAPQVGGRDDGWHPVARSYAAGFTDLAEAVARRHHTPEPRVAVSIAQLGHAARLWSPALACLVLHGIVPDLEGLQRADDGPALRVPRPAGWYAGRLDDGGARALYQQVTRHLSALADGLRVKVAPRLLDGNSASALAGAAHALLALRPAVRGPLTDLTTALLDTGRLAGTGVLTGPDLAFRRRSCCLYYRAPNGSKCGDCGLAGEVRRRAPR; via the coding sequence GTGCGCGACGCCCGTGCTTCAACCGCGTCCGTCACCGCCGCCCTGCACGACGTGGCGGGACTCGGCGGCTTCTTCGCCCCGCAGGTCGGCGGACGGGACGACGGCTGGCATCCGGTCGCCCGCTCCTACGCGGCGGGTTTCACCGACCTCGCCGAAGCCGTCGCACGCCGCCACCACACTCCGGAACCGCGCGTCGCCGTCTCCATCGCCCAGCTCGGTCACGCCGCCCGCCTCTGGTCACCGGCCCTGGCCTGCCTCGTCCTGCACGGGATCGTCCCCGACCTGGAGGGACTGCAGCGGGCCGACGACGGACCGGCCCTCCGGGTGCCCCGCCCGGCCGGCTGGTACGCCGGCCGGCTCGACGACGGCGGTGCCCGCGCCCTGTACCAGCAGGTGACACGTCACCTGTCGGCGCTGGCCGACGGACTGCGCGTCAAGGTCGCCCCGCGTCTGCTGGACGGCAACTCGGCGTCGGCGCTCGCCGGGGCGGCCCACGCCCTGCTCGCGCTCCGTCCCGCCGTACGCGGGCCGCTCACCGACCTCACGACCGCGCTGCTTGACACCGGACGCCTGGCGGGCACCGGAGTGCTCACCGGCCCCGACCTCGCGTTCCGCCGCCGAAGCTGCTGCCTCTACTACCGCGCGCCGAACGGCTCGAAGTGCGGTGACTGCGGGCTGGCCGGTGAGGTACGCCGCCGAGCCCCGCGATGA